In one Gemmatimonadota bacterium genomic region, the following are encoded:
- a CDS encoding lysophospholipid acyltransferase family protein — protein sequence MNWLANAWIWVTTVGLVIAGTPVVALVWACTAPFDRGRYAAGRTFRLIGVTQVKLNPLWTFEVSGTMVRDPRRPYVAVSNHESWADVFLISHLPWEMKWLSKDAMFKIPFFGWMMRMAGDISIRRGERGSGVQALAAARERLSNHVSVMVFPEGTRSRDGSLLPFKDGAFRLAIESGAPILPMVIAGTRHAMAKGSMRFTRAHARLRVLDPIDTAGLSIDDVAALRDRTRDLIAAAHTQLLRELEAGV from the coding sequence GTGAACTGGCTCGCGAACGCATGGATCTGGGTGACGACGGTGGGACTGGTCATTGCCGGTACCCCCGTCGTCGCCCTGGTCTGGGCGTGCACGGCGCCGTTTGACCGCGGACGGTATGCCGCGGGCCGAACCTTTCGGTTGATCGGCGTCACGCAGGTGAAGTTGAATCCGCTCTGGACCTTCGAAGTGTCAGGCACCATGGTGCGCGACCCGCGACGTCCGTATGTCGCGGTCAGCAACCACGAGTCATGGGCCGACGTGTTCCTCATCTCCCACCTGCCGTGGGAAATGAAATGGCTGTCCAAAGATGCCATGTTCAAGATTCCGTTCTTTGGATGGATGATGCGGATGGCCGGCGACATCTCCATTCGCCGCGGCGAACGCGGCAGCGGCGTGCAGGCGCTCGCCGCCGCTCGGGAGCGACTCTCCAATCACGTTTCTGTGATGGTGTTTCCGGAGGGCACTCGCTCGCGCGATGGCTCCCTCCTGCCCTTCAAAGACGGCGCCTTCCGCCTCGCCATCGAAAGCGGTGCCCCCATTCTGCCGATGGTGATCGCGGGCACCCGCCACGCCATGGCTAAGGGAAGTATGCGGTTCACCCGCGCACACGCGCGACTCCGCGTGCTCGACCCGATTGATACCGCTGGGCTTTCGATTGATGACGTCGCCGCACTGCGCGATCGTACGCGCGACCTGATTGCAGCGGCACACACACAGTTGCTGCGCGAGTTGGAAGCGGGCGTCTGA
- a CDS encoding CDGSH iron-sulfur domain-containing protein: protein MTQPVTITVRKNGSLLVTGDITLVDYTGLEIPRTPGKPNVALCRCGHSQRKPFCDGAHKSVGFIDPPDADPVTAP, encoded by the coding sequence ATGACACAGCCGGTGACGATCACTGTCCGCAAGAATGGTTCGCTCCTCGTGACTGGCGACATCACGCTCGTCGACTACACGGGGCTCGAGATTCCGCGCACGCCCGGCAAGCCAAATGTGGCGCTCTGCCGATGCGGACATTCCCAGCGCAAACCGTTCTGCGACGGCGCACACAAGTCGGTCGGGTTTATTGACCCGCCGGACGCTGACCCCGTCACCGCTCCGTGA
- a CDS encoding DUF6526 family protein → MADTRPQNYGNHVRFHPLWHFVAFPIVMLNVFVAARHWWHEQSRFNLWGVAFALGVFLAVFAARGEALIVQNRIIRLEMRLRLRELLPASMHAQILSLTVGQLVGLRFAGDDELPALVDRCLKGELKSAGDVKKAVKNWQADWLRA, encoded by the coding sequence ATGGCTGACACCCGTCCACAGAACTACGGCAACCACGTCCGCTTCCATCCGCTGTGGCACTTCGTGGCGTTCCCGATCGTGATGCTCAACGTGTTTGTGGCCGCGCGCCATTGGTGGCATGAGCAGTCGCGATTCAATCTCTGGGGCGTGGCGTTCGCCCTCGGCGTGTTCCTGGCCGTGTTTGCCGCGCGCGGCGAAGCGCTGATCGTGCAGAACCGCATCATTCGTCTCGAAATGCGCCTCCGCCTGCGCGAACTGCTCCCGGCGTCGATGCACGCGCAGATCCTCAGCCTCACCGTCGGACAGTTGGTGGGCCTGCGCTTTGCCGGCGACGACGAACTGCCCGCGCTGGTGGATCGCTGCCTCAAGGGTGAGTTGAAGAGCGCCGGCGACGTCAAGAAGGCTGTCAAGAATTGGCAGGCGGACTGGCTGCGCGCATGA